The Lonchura striata isolate bLonStr1 chromosome 8, bLonStr1.mat, whole genome shotgun sequence genomic interval AAGAGAGGTTACATTGAAACACATGGTACTTGCAGCTCGGCCAAGAAGGTGATGTGTGTTTGCCCCAATAAAGTGGTATCCCAGGGAAGGCTGGTATCTTCCTCACCCTATTGCCACTAAAATTGCACATTCCATTGAATAACCACAGAATTCAGTGCGTTTGGAGGAAATAAAAGCCACCTCCATGTAGCATTGCTCTGGCCACAGCCAGAAGAGGTCGCCAAGATGAAACAAACCTATACATTCTCCACCTCTTCTTCTGGACGCCATATTTTCTAAATGAAGTTTATGAGGGGGATAGGTGGGAGGCAACAATGAAAATTATGCCTGCACAACACCTGGGGAGTTTTGTCTTTGTAATCACTCAACAATTTCACCCCTAATCAGGTgtcactggaagaaaaaaaaaatgtatcagtcaaaaatgttaaaaaatgcaCACACACTTGTTTGTGTGTAACATTGCAGCATTACAACATGGTTTTGGCACAAGAAAACCAGGGGAAGTCACTTATACTTTGGCTTATCTGTAGAAGACTAACAGTGCccaatttcaaaataaatactgtTCTCCACTGTCCTGAATGGGAAAAGCATTAATTGCACAAATGCAAACCACTGTGTTTCAGCACAACATGCTTAAGTATGCACATCTGCAAAACTCTAAATGTACAATAATTAGAAATAGTACTTACCGTGGGCAAAGCAACTTCATCTTCTCACAGAGGGATTGAATGTAAACACTGCCAGTCTCACAACTGCGGTAGGCCAAGCAGTCCTCCACTGTAGCCATGCCAATCAGAATATCAGCCTTATCAGGAATGGAAGTCAAAGGACTAGCATCCACCTCAAGCTGTCCAGAAGAGTCTGATTCTACTGCAACAGCCGGATGACGTTCAGAGCCTTGGCAAGCCTGGATGATAAACACCTTGGGTTTGCCAGCAAGAGAAGGACAATTAGTTCCAGTGAAGCAGGAGACTAAATCGTCAATGTTTACGCACTTATCATCAACaccttttattttgtatttttcaccaTGGGAGAAAATGAAGCAAACAAAGCAGTCCATATTTCTATGATCTTTCTTGCTGTATTCTTTAACTGtctcatatattttttttccttctagatCCATGTACTCAGCTGTCTCAAACTGAAGCCACGTAAAGACCCTCTTCACAgcctctgggggaaaaaatcataaGGAACATAAACAGTGACAAGGAAGATGCTGAAACATCAGTGTCTGTGTAGTAGATCAGATACTAGCAGAAGTGTTCAGATCCTACCAGTAAAATCACCTGACTGGCTCTTAGCCTGCCAGATCCTATTAGAAAAACCCAAATGCCTAAtttgcctaattttttttttttttaacacaactGGGTTAAGTATCATGCTGTCTAAAACAAAAACAGGTTTCAGATTCTATGTTGTATTGGTACAAATTAGTGAAGCTTACTGTGTTAAACCAAGCTTTGACTATGCATTGCATAGTAGTCTCAGATTCCTAAGAACAGCACTTGGCAAGTTAAAGTGCCACCTCTTCAGAATGACAAATTCTGCCACTCTTAAATGAAGTAGGACACTCATTGTGATGGGATGGTAGATGCAGCAAGAAGGGAATCAGAGTAACCTGCTCACAAATGCTATGAAGGCTTCTCAGTGGTGAGAAGTGGTAGCCTAATTTTTGTGTGGACAGAGAGGAACTAGCTAGTAAGAAAGCAGCTTGTAAATGGCCCAGATGGAGTTAAAATATCTGTGACATCTCCTTTCAGGAATCTGACTTTACTTTTTAACTTTTGTTTATCTTAAATATGATTGCAGAAATATAAGCTTTAAGGAAAGTTACAGAGCATTTATTTGAGCATTGAAGAGAATTTGAggacttaaaatatttttccatgatAGGTAAGAACTGAAAACAATCAAAAATTGGAAATGTGTAATAATGATCACTTTTTCTCTAGTTGTACATACAACCAATtaagaaaatgcctttttccTAGAACAAAAAGTAGATCCTTCTTTAAGCCATCAGCTAAATGTTGGAAGTGACATATTTCCTATTGGCACAGTGACTGTCACTCCAGTTTCTGGAGGCCAAAGAGTATCATGGACATGATTCTTCTTCACAGCAAAAATTAGATAATTGTTTTTGAGAAttatcagagaaaaaaacccaaaccagtaatttgatttaaaaagtaCTTACCTCCATCTTGCAATGTTCCCTCTCTATTgtaatttggatttttaaaaatgtggttGTTAATAATTAAACAGTAACCATGGGGGTTATTTTTCATCTTATATATCATCCCATgctgcagaaacaaaaaaaaaaaccacaaacaaaaaccaaccaaaacaagtAGGAAAGCAGAGCTAAGCATTCAAAAGAGAAATACACTATATACAGATTGCTGGTCCATCATTATCTAAGCACAAAAGAAAATCGCAAAGGCCAAGAAACAAGAAAGGGAAAGCCTAAGGATACAATTTAGCTACAGAGGAGAGGAATCTGCATTGTCTCCCTGAacccctcctcctctctctccgGTCAGGATATGACTTTAACATGGGAGAAAGgatccagaaaaataaatttgtatatGCATAGGAAATGTTCCTGCACCTCACCATTTCCTCTCAGGGTCCTTGTGAAATTCCAGTGAGGTAGGGGGTTCTGCTAGTCCCTTCACACCTGTCTAGGAGTATCCTGGCCAGGATTTTAATGTTCCAGTCTCCATTATCATTATGATTGGTTTCTTCACTCAACTGTTTGTTCATGTCTTGATTAAAAGGTTGTTGACATCCAGGTCCCCACAAAGAAGGCTCAGTCTTGTTTGGAAAACAGGAATTGTTCCAAGGCCTATTCCTCTATCTTGGCTGTTCCACCTACTTAGTGTTATGAATTTTTGCTCCCTCTCCCAGGAGATGGATAAATACTTTAAAGGTACACTTGAGGTATTTCTCACCTGTTTTGTTGCCtccccctctgctccttgtTCCTCTGGAtgtgcagacacacacacaggatAGCGGACTTCTTCCCtagaataattttctaaaaaggAGAAgataaacaaaacattttaaaaccacAAGGATAAATCTTACACTCTGCATATTTCAACACTCAAAAAGCCAGAAGAGGGAGTGAGATGGAGAGGGTTTTCCCACCAGTGAGACACCAGCATTTTGTAGAATTGGGCCAAGCTTAGTTTCAGTTTCACAGACTACTGGTTGTGATAGAAGCCATGCAGGGCTTTGCTCCAttgctcctctcctcctctgctcttttACTGGTAGCAAGATACAGATAATAAAAGGCTAAATGTGAGTAGTCATCCCAGGCAAGCCATTCGCCAGCCTCTCAACTGTGGGATATATAAATGAAAGAGGAGATCCACTTTTGTACAATAGTACTTTTGTACAAAATGCTGGTCTATTCACTTCTGAGGCTACTGTCCCTTCTCCAGAGAACTTTACTGTGTGAGTGGATGCAAGGATGCAAAATACCAGCATAATGAAAGAGCTCCTCAGAGCACTTATTTCAATACaactttctgaaaaaaagtTAAGAAATCATCAAATCCATGACTCTtaacaaaggaaacaaaatcacAGTACTCATTTTACAAAttacaaaaatgtttaaatgaaatttaattgtCAGGGCAACAAGCTCTACACaacattctttttttctacTTACCAAGAGgacaaaataataacaatacTACTAGAAAGCCATTCTCCAACACAGGACTTGCTTGGCAATAGCCTCCCTTGACAATTATCTTCTGTTCTTTAGAGACAccagcagaggacagcagcacaAAAACTGCTAGGCAGGGAGAACTATTTGGTAGCTCTGCAGGGTACTGCATGGACTGTTTAAATGTATCTGAGGGAACTCATGGCCTGAGTTGTTCAGGAGGAAGTTGTTATTGACTGAGACATCCTGTTTCCCAAAGGAACACccggctgtgctgctgtgctgccagaAAGCACCACCTCAGCTGCAACAGCCGGCATATAATGAAGTCCTTAAAATTTCTCAGCTGATTACAGAAAGTTACACTTTAGCCAAATGACTGGTTTTCAGGGCCTTCCCTTTGACTAAGAGCAAGGGGCCTGGCTAAGAGAAGATAGTGCTGACATCTTGTAACACAAGTTTGTCACTTCCTGTCTCTTGCAGTGACTTGGACGTTATGCTGGTCCAAAACCAGCACCACACTTTTTCCCAAACAGATAAATTGCATTTAAGACAAAGAGAAGGCAGAAGAAGGCCACTTACAAGAGACAGAACATAATTCAAGGATAGATACAAGAATCCATGATGGGAAGTAGCAGAAAACTTCAGAAGTCAGACTTCTCCAGAGCTGTTCTGCCTGTCCTAGGGTACCATAAGGTCTCTCCCTTATCACTGGACTTCTAAGCTGCCAAGGAtgaagccaaaaaaacccacaaaagaCCCAGATCTGTTCTTAAACAGCTTAAATAAatttacctttttctttttcttcataggcatcaatttttttctttatgtcaGCTCTAAATCTCTTTAATATATCTTTCAGCATTGTCATGTTATCTTCTTTAATTATCCCTTTTAATTCCATTTCCAGAAAGACCTGCAACATTGACTGGTAAAACAAAAACACATAACCCAAACTCATCCAGTGACCTTTGATAACCGCAGAATCAGGCAGCTCTGCAACAGGGCAGAAGACAACATCCTCATTCCCAGAGACTGACCACCTAAAGACTTATTACTTTTTCCTCCAAAACTCATTAAAGCAAGAGTCAAGATGCAATGCAACTGAATAAACCCGTCATCACTAAGGTTAAACCAGGACAATTAGAAATTGCCTATAACTAGGCTATCCTGCTTTGTTTCAGCAGTACAAAGCACTGATGAGGATAATATAACATCCTGTAGtgcatttctgttttgatgAAGTGCAGCTAAGTCCTTTAGCTATGCCATTTTCCATATTCTGTCACAGAAAAGCTGTTCAGCACTAGTTTTGTTTATTAAAGCTCAATTGTCCACCAAGTTGGAGATAAATCAGCTAATTTTCCTCTATGTGCCACAATACAAATAAGACTTTTAAGGAAGGTTCTTAATAATATTAAGCATTTTTATAACACAGCTCATTACAAATATTAAACTAGCTCACCCAACCTCTTAATACTTTTGGGGGAAAGTTAACAATATGTTGTTACTCCAAATTataataaagaagaaaatttaccCTTGACACACAAAAAATTATGGTTCAACTCACATTAAAACTCAATTTTCTGTCTCCAAAATATTGTTTTCCTTTAGCAAACATCACTCTTCTTAGGTATAGCTTATGTCTTATAAAGACATTTGTCTTATAAATGCCAAGCAAAGATTTAAGGAAGAGTGTGATGGATTTTAcaagaaaataagattaaagAGACAGGTCGTGGAGAGAAAATAGAATCAGGAGAGCAAAAAAGGCAAAgatacaatgaaaaaaaaaaagatccattCTTTCACACAGCAGCTATTAGTTAACATCAAAATTCTTTCAAACTAGATTTTCATGACAGCAGACTGCTTTGTCTTTCCTCCCTTCTTACAAGAACTAGAGGACTCTGAACTAGCCTtgcaaaaaacttctcaagaccACTTTTCATACAGCATTTTCCTGGAGCTTGTTTTTTGGTAATTGTTTTTGGAGCAGGAACTTCACACTTCTGACATCTTCTGAAGTCAAGTCTTCTGCAATTCCATACAGCAGTTGCCTGACAATAAACAATAGAGACACCTTCAAGAAAGAAGTAAACACCTCAATTAAACATTTGAACTGCAAAATTTAAAACTCACAATGGCAGGAATTCACGTGTAATAAACACATGTATGCTGGGATATTCACAAGACAACAGTGCAGACAGAAAAGAGAGTTGGCACCGAACTGTTAACACTGGGCATGCTCCTGTGTTTACCTGTAAGCTGACACCTGTGCCCTGcccgggagctgcagctctctcTCCATCTCCTCGCGGCTGCAGCCCAGGGGGGTAGCCAGGAGGTCGATCCGATGGATCCGGTAGAGCAGCTCCTTCAGGAAGAACAGGTTCCCTGCCCCGATCATGTCTTTCTCCTGCAGCACTTCAAAGAAGGCCTTGGGCTCATGGATGGCTTCCAACTTCCTCCTGGGGACATGGTCCAGGCTGAGGAATTTAAGAGCTGACAGTTCCTCTGTCACCAAAGCCTCAGAAACTTCAAAAAGCAGTTTGCGGAAATCTGTACTCATTTCACATCAGGATTTGGATCTAAACACAAACAGCAGTTGATTTCATTTGTCAGTAAGACTAGTGCAACAACATGATTTATATAAGAGGTATCACATCGTGTAGAATAGCCCAAAATACATACATGCAATCAGAAGTATTTAAATAGAGAGAGGCTGTCTTGCTATCATAGCTTTGATGCTTAACTCCTTCAGTTTTCTGGACTTAACAAAGGATATGTAACCTCTCACTACTAAGTGACATTAGGAGAGAAAGTGATAGATTATTCTTGCTTCCTATGGTGTGTCTAGACAGTGGGAAGTATCAATGTACAGGATGTAcaaccctggcaggcagctgcttgttttctttgagtttgggtttttttgaagtTTGATACCATTTGGGAGAAATAGCTACTTGCCAGTCTGAAATATAGACTGTGTAATAAATAAGACTGCCAATTTTTACACCATAACAGGACTGAGAGTCCACATGAGTATAGCTACTCTAAGCTATCtggcttctcctttctttttataCTGCTTCTGGCCAGCATACCCAAAGCACCTCCTCCTGTTTTGGTTTATCTGTATCAAGTAAAATTCAGTTCCCAGCTCTCAAATAATTTATAACATTAAAAGCAAATATAGATCATGTCAACCCTCTTAAAAAGGCCAGAAGAATTCTTATCAAACTATCTCTGTTTCACTGAGCATGGAATACCACCTCCCTTCTTCTCTACTTTCTCCATCAGCTTTAGAAATATTTAACTAGGCTTACAGATTCAATTTTTGAGCACAAAGGGAAGTTAGAAAATACCAAGCCTTCCAGCTATCCCCCCTGACACTTAAGAGACCTGCCTCCACTGATGTGACAACCCATGGGCATGTTGGTGTCTGTTATAAACTCTTGTCAAACTGAACAAAGACACCGGACGTGTCAGGAGCTCTCATTGTTTGACTGTACATTTTCTTAACTGTGGCAACCAGCCCAATATTTAAACTCAAAAGGTATTGTTTAACCTGCCCTTAAATTTATACAATACACTCTCACAAGAGGGGAGGCTAACAAGCCCTCAATTTTGAACAGTACACTTCACAACTCCCAGAACAAACTCCTCAAAAGGTGCTGGCTCCCGAGCCAcaaaaatctccacaaaaaaaacTTCAGGATGGAATATGGGGTAAAATATTCTAGCTCTGCGAGCCAAGAAAGATAAGAGAGCAAAGGAGATCTCAGTCCCTAGATTCTGTGTGGATGCTGCCACATGGATAGtctggagatggagagagagCAGAGAGGGCATAAGGGGGTGGGGGCGTGTGCCCAATCTGCCCGACCTGTGTCCTGCTGGGGTTCCCCGGTGCGTGCCCGTTATCTAAAGGAGCCTCGCGTGTTCTGCTGGCGTGTGCACagccagccttttccctgaagTGAGGCGGGCTGCGGGCTGGAGCACGAGTCACAGGGTGGAGCAGGAAGTCGGCTCAGCACGGCGCTGCCCCGCTGCCTCAGGATGTTCTCCCCTGATCACACCTCTCCTTAGCAATGCGCAGAATGCTGGAGACAAATCAGTCTACAGCTGGCACTTAAAGGACCTGTCTTCACTTCCTACTAGTTAGAGACCCGTTTGCCACTTGACTTTCTCTGCCCTaggtgtcagacacctgggaatCTCTGAAGAAAAACTATATAAACGCATTCAGAAGAGGTCTCTTGTCTTATAAACACTGGCAGTGGGAGACAGAAAAGTCGACGATGAAAAAAGAGACGTTCCAACTCCTACACTACTGGAATACTGCAATCCATTTTACTTATTGCTCCTGCAAATGTTTCAATAAAAAGGTAGCCAAGCTGGAATCTAGAAATAATAATTAGTAGACAATTGTATTCTGCTCTCCTCCAAGGACCACTCTACAGCAAAGGAGCTTTTTGTGGCATGCCCTTGCTCAGCATTGTGTGGGTTAGCAAGAGTGAATGTACAACCGAATCTAGTAAATGTACAACTGAATCTTAAACCTTTGCATTTCAACTTAACTGATAAAACAGTGAAACACATGACACAGCACAAACAATTTGTGTTCTGCCccaaaatactgttttctttaaatCCACTCAGACCAAATCAGCCCATATAAACTAGTAGTATCTGAATGTACTTAACCTCAATGACTACctgattttatatttctataacCACacaggaaagaatatttttcttggtaGGTAGTTATGAAGTTATCTTCTTTCTCACATAAATCATGCCTTTCATTTAAGATACAAGAGATACTGCTTATAGAAGCAATTCTTTCTTGTAAagagaattttcattttatttctcaaaGGCTCTAAGTTTCAAACCCATCAAATAATTGCAGTTAGAAGAGATGTGCTACCTATATGTTACATTTAAACATGTCTGTAATTACAGGGAGCACAATTAAGACAATATTTAACCGCCACTGTCTTTTTCTCACAGTTTGCTAACTTAAAGACACAACTGATAtgagtaaaaatactattaattGCAGTAGTAATTTTAAATCACTTACATGGGAGAACAACTCTGAAGAAAGTGAGACAGCCAGTTTCTAAAGTTCCAGGAAAGGTCTGCTTTTTTTACAATACAGTATTGTCACAGACTTCCAAGAAATATGTTACAATGGATTAAAATGCTAACAAAGCAGGAGATCCCTACTTCAGCTACTTCCATTTTCAGAGAACTGATTATTACAGAACTTGTGAGAAAAAAATGGTAAACAAGCCATGAAGTAATCAGGTTTTGCTCTGGAGCATACCTAGTGCTTTCTAGCATAGAGCACAGCTCAAGCACTTTTGCTTTCATACAcaaattctaattaaaaaacAGTGAGAGAAGGCCAAATctacatattttcatttaaaatatctcAGTCCCattgccctgctgtgtcaccagaTCTGCCATGACTTACCCCCTTTCTCTGAAGTCCCTCTCCAACTCACCCCAGTTTATTTTTAAcaggaagatattttttaaatttataaaaaagCCAACTATTAGCACCAAATTCCATAGCAGCACTCAGTAAACCCAGGGAAATCAACAACTGAACattattctgaaattatttatgtAATATACTTCCCCATTTAGAGGAGAATTTGAACATAATTAACTTCTTACATATTTGTTCTCTTTAAAGTAAAGGACTTAGCCTTCAATGGAAAGGTTCCCGGCATGCAAGTCGCTGGCATTTTCCACGCAGGAGGAAATAAAACAGCACTCAGAATGGCTACCAGACTCTCAGCAGACCCTCATGGCAGCATTATGAAGAGAATTAGAGTGCTGACATTTGTTAAAATTTTGCAATGAAAACAGTCATTCATGGATTTCAACCTATCTATCTTTACAAACTCAAAACTATATCATACCTGTTGATAGATAGAATGAGGCATACAAATTCCTTCCAAAAGGCACACTCTAGTAACAGATCAGAAAACCTTGTTTCACTGGAAGGAATCGCACTATCATCCAAAGGG includes:
- the LOC110484576 gene encoding caspase-8, with the protein product MSTDFRKLLFEVSEALVTEELSALKFLSLDHVPRRKLEAIHEPKAFFEVLQEKDMIGAGNLFFLKELLYRIHRIDLLATPLGCSREEMERELQLPGRAQVSAYRQLLYGIAEDLTSEDVRSVKFLLQKQLPKNKLQENASMLQVFLEMELKGIIKEDNMTMLKDILKRFRADIKKKIDAYEEKEKENYSREEVRYPVCVSAHPEEQGAEGEATKQHGMIYKMKNNPHGYCLIINNHIFKNPNYNREGTLQDGEAVKRVFTWLQFETAEYMDLEGKKIYETVKEYSKKDHRNMDCFVCFIFSHGEKYKIKGVDDKCVNIDDLVSCFTGTNCPSLAGKPKVFIIQACQGSERHPAVAVESDSSGQLEVDASPLTSIPDKADILIGMATVEDCLAYRSCETGSVYIQSLCEKMKLLCPRRFDLASILTEVNNAVARKELGGSKQMPKITSTLLKKLIFEVPQ